From Arachis stenosperma cultivar V10309 chromosome 2, arast.V10309.gnm1.PFL2, whole genome shotgun sequence, one genomic window encodes:
- the LOC130963313 gene encoding uncharacterized protein LOC130963313: protein MGKSWKETRLRLYNAYFEPTFTTKQNIENRPPGIDREHLRWFLDYRAKPETKSEQQGRIVGRGELWIAVHKKKDGSYMNDEARAIGLTLIVIVNLPVMFIDFLNFDERIEEIEQQDESSRVLSQNDSIAQVFGKEKPGRVRGVGFGPTPSQLFGPNSHGPGNGVQQEETQRKLLELEAQLEGEKLKRKAMESALIYLFQRQGEELPPDIAAGMSFVG from the exons ATGGGGAAGTCCTGGAAGGAGACAAGGCTGAGGTTGTATAATGCTTATTTCGAGCCAACGTTCACGACTAAACAAAATATTGAGAACCGTCCGCCGGGAATCGATCGAGAGCATTTGAGATGGTTCCTTGACTATCGCGCCAAACCTGAAACGAAG TCGGAACAACAAGGGAGAATAGTCGGAAGAGGGGAGTTATGGATCGCAGTGCACAAAAAAAAGGACGGCTCCTACATGAATGATGAAGCAAGAGCAATCGGT CTTACTTTAATTGTCATTGTTAATTTGCCTGTTATGTTTATAGACTTTTTGAACTTCGAC GAAAGAATTGAGGAGATTGAGCAACAGGATGAGTCATCTAGGGTGTTGTCTCAGAATGATTCCATTGCTCAGGTTTTCGGAAAAGAGAAACCGGGTAGAGTACGTGGTGTGGGTTTTGGACCGACTCCTAGTCAACTCTTCGGTCCAAATTCACATGGGCCTGGCAACGGAGTCCAACAAGAGGAGACTCAGAGGAAGCTGCTTGAACTGGAGGCACAGCTGGAAGGCGAGAAGTTGAAGAGGAAGGCAATGGAGAGTGCTCTAATTTATCTGTTTCAACGGCAGGGTGAGGAGCTGCCACCAGACATCGCTGCAGGGATGAGTTTTGTGGGATGA